A genome region from Triticum aestivum cultivar Chinese Spring chromosome 2B, IWGSC CS RefSeq v2.1, whole genome shotgun sequence includes the following:
- the LOC123045038 gene encoding uncharacterized protein codes for MPRHRKRLHLPMPREADATATTGGLAPAADANYHEDGSEQPRLPASRSVRPRPLRAGPAMNQVVVVTVASSQGTVIAAADAEPSEEPEARCRLGICRVWWSPESRAQSSAPRRLLFDSHTKLLLFSETLQFITVPCAFVAPPRGAVQQP; via the exons ATGCCCCGCCACAGGAAGCGCCTCCACCTACCTATGCCGAGAGAGGCAGATGCGACGGCTACCACGGGAGGGCTGGCCCCTGCGGCGGATGCGAACTACCACGAAGATGGATCGGAGCAGCCCCGCCTCCCGGCGTCGAGATCTGTGAGGCCCCGGCCACTACGCGCCGGCCCCGCCATGAATCAG GTGGTCGTTGTCACTGTTGCCTCAAGCCAGGGCACCGTCATCGCTGCCGCAGATGCGGAACCCAGTGAGGAGCCCGAAGCGCGATGTCGTCTTGGCATCTGCCGAGTCTGGTGGTCGCCTGAATCCCGTGCGCAATCATCTGCTCCTCGGCGGCTGCTCTTCGACAGCCACACGAAGCTCCTCCTCTTCTCTGAAACCTTGCAGTTCATCACCGTGCCCTGTGCGTTCGTCGCCCCCCCGCGGGGTGCAGTCCAGCAACCATGA